One window from the genome of Choloepus didactylus isolate mChoDid1 chromosome 2, mChoDid1.pri, whole genome shotgun sequence encodes:
- the LOC119528014 gene encoding synaptosomal-associated protein 23, whose translation MDDLSPEEIQLRAHQVTDESLESTRRILGLAIESQDTGIKTITMLDEQGEQLNRIEEGMDQINKDMREAEKTLTELNKCCGLCVCPCNRTKNFESGKAYKATWGDGGDNSSSNVISKQPGRVTNGQPQQAATGATSGGYIKRITNDAREDEMEENLTQVGSILGNLKNMALDMGNEIEAQNQQIQRITEKADTNKDRIDIANARAKKLIDS comes from the coding sequence ATGGATGATCTGTCACCGGAAGAAATTCAGCTGAGGGCTCACCAGGTTACTGATGAGTCTCTGGAAAGTACAAGGAGAATCCTGGGTTTAGCCATTGAGTCTCAGGATACAGGAATCAAAACTATCACTATGCTGGATGAACAAGGGGAACAACTAAACCGCATTGAAGAAGGCATGGACCAAATAAATAAAGACATGAGGGAAGCAGAAAAGACTTTAACAGAACTCAACAAGTGCTGTGGACTTTGTGTCTGCCCATGTAATAGGACAAAGAACTTTGAGTCTGGTAAGGCCTATAAGGCAACATGGGGCGATGGTGGAGACAACTCATCTAGCAATGTAATATCTAAGCAGCCAGGCCGGGTGACAAACGGTCAGCCTCAGCAAGCAGCCACAGGAGCAACCTCTGGAGGATACATTAAACGTATAACTAATGATGCCAGAGAAGATGAAATGGAGGAGAACCTGACTCAGGTGGGCAGTATCCTGGGAAATCTAAAAAACATGGCCCTGGACATGGGCAATGAGATTGAGGCTCAAAATCAACAAATACAGCGGATCACAGAAAAGGCTGACACCAACAAAGATCGTATTGATATTGCCAATGCCAGAGCAAAGAAACTCATTGACAGCTAA